A DNA window from Chloroflexota bacterium contains the following coding sequences:
- a CDS encoding isoprenylcysteine carboxylmethyltransferase family protein: MPAVFGTVIFTILVPGSVTVLVPYLLLTSGLEWTYDIGNSRFIGLALIALGAALYFWTAWDFAFAGKGTPAPIAPPKSLVSRRLYQVNRNPMYTGVLLVLLGEAIFFMSLTLLAYTAFLWLASHLFVVYYEEPNLRKKFGATYGEYCKVVPRWIPRVERASKNR, translated from the coding sequence ATGCCAGCTGTTTTTGGAACTGTAATCTTTACCATACTGGTACCCGGCTCCGTGACTGTCCTGGTGCCCTACCTGCTGCTGACATCTGGCCTTGAATGGACTTATGATATTGGAAACTCCAGGTTCATCGGACTTGCTCTGATTGCTCTTGGTGCCGCCCTCTATTTTTGGACTGCCTGGGACTTCGCTTTTGCCGGCAAAGGTACTCCGGCACCGATTGCACCTCCCAAATCGCTGGTATCGAGGCGGCTGTATCAGGTGAACAGAAATCCGATGTACACCGGAGTTCTACTTGTGCTTCTCGGCGAAGCAATTTTCTTTATGTCACTGACCTTGCTTGCCTACACTGCATTCTTATGGTTGGCTTCCCATCTTTTTGTTGTCTATTATGAAGAGCCGAACTTGAGGAAGAAGTTTGGAGCCACATACGGGGAGTATTGTAAGGTTGTGCCCAGGTGGATTCCCCGGGTGGAGCGTGCCAGTAAAAATAGGTGA
- a CDS encoding amidohydrolase — protein MAKDYGIIDAWMQHPNLKFLNHPMFDSLRRWTGTEELTEEIPVETTIAAMDEADVGLGLICAWWGPQGPLISNDEVATLVKKHPDRFVGIGSVDLYRPMDGIRELRRCVRELGFKGLRIVQWLWNLPPTDRHYYPLYAECTELGVPFCFQVGHTGPLCPSEPGRPIPYIDEVAIEFPELRIVGGHIGYPWTVEMIAVATKHPNVYIDTSAYTAKRYPKEFVDYLKKNGQKKVLFGTNYPMITAAMCLKDLDALGLDDEVKKLFLCENAKRVYGLQ, from the coding sequence ATGGCTAAAGATTATGGGATTATTGATGCTTGGATGCAGCACCCAAACCTGAAGTTCTTAAATCACCCCATGTTCGATTCCCTTCGGAGATGGACGGGGACGGAAGAACTAACCGAGGAGATTCCGGTAGAGACCACCATAGCTGCCATGGATGAGGCAGACGTTGGATTGGGCTTGATATGTGCCTGGTGGGGTCCCCAGGGGCCGCTTATCTCAAACGATGAAGTGGCTACCCTTGTCAAGAAGCATCCTGACCGTTTTGTTGGCATCGGGTCGGTTGATTTGTATAGGCCTATGGACGGAATTCGAGAGCTGAGGCGCTGTGTGCGTGAACTCGGTTTCAAGGGTTTGAGAATTGTCCAGTGGCTTTGGAATTTGCCCCCCACTGACAGGCACTATTATCCTCTGTACGCAGAATGCACAGAACTCGGCGTTCCATTCTGTTTTCAGGTGGGACATACTGGTCCCCTCTGCCCTTCTGAGCCGGGACGGCCGATACCATATATCGATGAGGTCGCCATTGAATTTCCTGAGCTTAGGATCGTTGGGGGGCACATCGGATATCCCTGGACGGTGGAGATGATTGCCGTGGCAACGAAACATCCGAATGTCTATATTGATACCTCGGCCTATACTGCCAAACGCTACCCAAAGGAATTCGTAGACTACTTGAAAAAGAACGGGCAGAAGAAAGTCCTTTTCGGCACCAATTATCCCATGATTACTGCAGCCATGTGCTTAAAGGATTTGGATGCGCTCGGACTGGACGACGAGGTAAAGAAGCTGTTCCTTTGCGAGAATGCAAAACGCGTATATGGGCTTCAGTAA
- a CDS encoding alpha/beta hydrolase, with translation MKRLPVVLAVVLCLQLGFSGTASSAVESPDRVKELNFVFLHGAAGNPCGPQFLADAMLEQVSYYISEYEQANPGIKVKVDVLNRCYPNDVDIETWANNIADSIDNHFGDRGNLVLIGHSMGGKAALYAVAKNIDNLVDRVALVVTINCPVKNLNRYQLIGGGPFVDYCRAGWLLRPDHGICVSVGEYDSSEDGKWVGQNKHWLAFISGENAPLSPQFDYGGFDPYPRDMDDGALPISAQYSDGADVIYYGEHGHSDFHVIEGVADFIAGEILKYIFGGVIECSVLARDGGLQHNAGLLLGTDYWQDIIGDVLGISSRLRHWNQSYIKWQEWEDILEYYPPTYEKDLRSRYEVSLKRSAAIFTNIEEMRWLNPDNPEDCRLYLRTRATPGNYIQVDWKIYRQGLLPEGTRRDHYEIEVVAGTPLAEVYQASWATDNSRDLRVQVWSRAEKPFRWFEAKWRVYYKESRQRKVIGEISAFRSGSEHGSSF, from the coding sequence ATGAAGCGATTACCAGTTGTACTGGCTGTGGTGCTGTGCCTTCAGCTTGGCTTTTCAGGTACAGCCAGCTCAGCTGTGGAGAGTCCTGATAGGGTCAAGGAGTTAAATTTCGTTTTTCTTCATGGTGCCGCTGGAAATCCCTGCGGTCCACAGTTTCTGGCTGATGCCATGCTAGAGCAGGTATCTTACTATATTTCTGAATATGAGCAGGCCAATCCCGGCATTAAGGTTAAAGTTGATGTCCTGAACAGATGTTATCCGAACGATGTGGATATCGAAACCTGGGCAAACAACATTGCTGACAGTATCGATAATCACTTCGGTGATAGGGGAAATCTGGTATTGATAGGACATAGTATGGGCGGGAAGGCGGCACTTTATGCGGTAGCCAAGAATATAGATAATCTAGTTGACAGAGTGGCGCTGGTAGTTACAATAAATTGCCCGGTTAAGAATCTGAATAGGTATCAGCTTATTGGTGGTGGGCCATTTGTTGACTATTGTCGGGCTGGGTGGCTGCTACGCCCTGACCATGGGATTTGCGTTTCAGTAGGTGAATATGATAGCTCTGAAGATGGCAAATGGGTAGGACAGAACAAGCATTGGTTAGCTTTCATATCGGGTGAAAACGCACCATTGAGCCCGCAATTTGATTATGGTGGCTTTGACCCTTACCCGCGTGATATGGATGATGGTGCTCTACCGATATCAGCTCAATACTCTGACGGCGCTGATGTAATCTACTACGGCGAGCATGGCCATAGCGACTTCCACGTTATAGAAGGGGTGGCTGATTTTATTGCCGGGGAGATTTTAAAATACATATTCGGTGGGGTTATAGAGTGCTCGGTTTTGGCTAGGGATGGTGGCTTGCAGCATAATGCTGGCTTGCTGTTGGGAACAGACTACTGGCAGGACATCATTGGTGATGTTCTTGGCATTAGCAGCCGACTACGGCATTGGAACCAGTCCTATATTAAGTGGCAGGAATGGGAGGACATATTGGAGTATTACCCTCCGACTTATGAGAAAGACCTGAGGAGCCGTTACGAAGTCAGCCTAAAGAGGTCAGCAGCGATTTTTACCAACATAGAGGAGATGCGTTGGCTTAATCCTGATAATCCGGAAGACTGCCGCCTTTATCTGCGAACCAGAGCTACCCCGGGAAATTATATACAGGTGGACTGGAAAATATATCGGCAGGGGTTGTTGCCCGAGGGAACGAGGCGCGACCATTATGAAATCGAGGTAGTAGCTGGCACGCCTTTGGCTGAAGTCTATCAGGCATCGTGGGCGACCGATAATTCGCGTGACTTGAGGGTGCAGGTGTGGTCACGGGCTGAAAAACCCTTCCGCTGGTTCGAGGCTAAGTGGAGGGTTTATTACAAGGAAAGTCGGCAGAGGAAAGTTATTGGTGAGATAAGTGCATTTCGTTCAGGCTCTGAGCACGGCTCGAGCTTTTAA
- a CDS encoding CBS domain-containing protein, with the protein MPRYINLGEVFGIPVRLHYTWLPALILITAVLAQQFYGFYPLWLNITHGIAASFLFLASMFARALAQNAVAIKLGMPVKSTTLYVFGGTPRITEQDTRPIPEILVSVTGLLASFVIAGIFYALSYTLAGITTSMPGEFMQLLFFFNFMIALFNLIPAFPLDGGRVLRVILQLTMKDYSRATRIATMTGRVIGFLFIAAGIIAIILPGNWFAGVLMIVFGWFLEDAATASRRQALVRDALRGMTAYDMMTDAYTPIKQQLTFGLVREYIINSGQHCFVVIEDGKLQGIVTLNDIQIPEKHWDSTHISDLMTPADRLKTAQPNQPAVDLLEQMDDYDIDQIPVVQEGRLVGMVTRECLLHFLKARAVLRA; encoded by the coding sequence ATGCCGCGTTATATAAATCTGGGCGAGGTCTTTGGAATTCCAGTTCGTTTGCACTACACCTGGTTACCTGCCCTAATTCTAATAACAGCAGTACTGGCGCAGCAATTCTACGGATTCTACCCGCTATGGCTGAACATAACACACGGGATAGCTGCTAGCTTCCTTTTTCTCGCCTCCATGTTTGCCCGTGCCCTAGCCCAAAATGCCGTAGCTATCAAGCTAGGGATGCCTGTAAAGAGCACCACCCTCTACGTATTCGGTGGGACACCTCGGATAACTGAACAGGACACCCGGCCGATTCCCGAGATACTAGTGTCTGTAACCGGCCTATTGGCCAGCTTTGTGATAGCCGGCATATTTTACGCACTCTCGTACACTCTAGCCGGTATTACAACCTCTATGCCTGGTGAATTCATGCAACTGCTATTCTTTTTCAACTTTATGATAGCTCTGTTTAACCTTATTCCGGCTTTTCCCCTAGATGGAGGCAGAGTTCTACGAGTCATCCTGCAGCTTACAATGAAGGATTACAGCCGGGCAACGAGAATTGCCACCATGACCGGGCGAGTCATAGGTTTCCTGTTCATCGCTGCCGGTATTATAGCAATTATCCTCCCCGGTAATTGGTTTGCCGGCGTACTCATGATTGTGTTCGGCTGGTTCCTGGAAGATGCCGCCACAGCCAGCCGGCGCCAGGCGCTGGTACGCGACGCTCTCCGCGGCATGACAGCATATGATATGATGACCGATGCCTACACCCCAATAAAACAACAACTTACTTTTGGATTGGTCCGAGAATATATAATCAACTCCGGCCAACACTGCTTTGTAGTCATTGAGGACGGCAAGCTGCAGGGAATCGTAACCCTGAACGATATACAGATACCAGAAAAGCACTGGGACTCGACCCACATCAGTGACCTAATGACGCCCGCCGATAGGCTCAAGACAGCTCAGCCTAACCAGCCAGCGGTAGACCTGCTCGAGCAGATGGATGACTACGACATAGACCAGATACCGGTAGTACAAGAGGGCAGGTTGGTCGGCATGGTCACGCGGGAGTGCCTACTTCACTTTTTAAAAGCTCGAGCCGTGCTCAGAGCCTGA